A genome region from Cryptomeria japonica unplaced genomic scaffold, Sugi_1.0 HiC_scaffold_12, whole genome shotgun sequence includes the following:
- the LOC131860451 gene encoding BURP domain-containing protein 3-like: MAASLVLSSSVAAIRAAHLQGERVSWTPSMAYWHEKLPTTPMPEALKELISANDEKVEVNVGKGGVKVNVGMPPRKVGTQKQAKGVGRCVAGINYAAITQMPRDISLCMLLLEKDLVGGTKVPLTFLHESIPNSHQKYFLPRAVADEIPFSSDKLSVALKELNIAPDSITALAMKETLQDCESPAMKGETKFCPTSLEAMIDFTTSKLGSNRLTVLATNFSKTSKSVRQEYTITGVKYESKEDKAVYYCHSSQYPYAVYLCHDLQGTRTARVWVKGEDGSTVEAAAICHTKTSSWNPDNMVFQVLNVKPGAASICHLARQGDVLWLTAD; the protein is encoded by the exons ATGGCGGCTTCCCTCGTCTTAAGCTCA TCAGTAGCAGCTATCCGAGCGGCGCATTTGCAGGGTGAAAGGGTCTCTTGGACTCCGAGTATGGCGTACTGGCACGAGAAGCTGCCCACAACACCCATGCCAGAAGCTCTGAAGGAACTCATCTCAGCCAACGATGAGAAAGTGGAGGTGAACGTGGGCAAGGGAGGAGTGAAGGTGAACGTGGGGATGCCTCCGAGAAAAGTTGGGACGCAAAAACAGGCAAAAGGAGTTGGGAGGTGCGTCGCGGGCATCAATTACGCTGCAATTACGCAAATGCCAAGGGACATATCGCTGTGCATGCTTCTGCTGGAGAAAGATTTGGTAGGCGGAACCAAAGTGCCTCTCACCTTTCTGCACGAAAGCATTCCCAATTCTCATCAGAAGTATTTTCTTCCACGCGCCGTTGCAGACGAAATCCCTTTCTCCTCCGACAAGCTTTCCGTAGCGTTGAAGGAGCTCAACATAGCGCCAGATTCCATCACGGCCCTGGCTATGAAGGAGACTTTACAAGATTGTGAAAGTCCTGCTATGAAGGGCGAAACCAAATTCTGCCCAACATCGTTGGAGGCCATGATTGATTTCACCACGTCGAAGCTGGGAAGCAATCGCTTGACTGTGCTGGCGACGAATTTTTCAAAGACGTCAAAATCTGTAAGGCAGGAGTATACCATTACGGGAGTGAAATACGAGAGCAAAGAAGACAAGGCAGTGTATTACTGCCACAGTTCACAATATCCATATGCGGTGTATCTCTGCCACGATCTGCAAGGTACGAGGACCGCAAGAGTTTGGGTGAAGGGCGAAGATGGCAGCACGGTGGAGGCGGCAGCCATCTGTCACACGAAAACCAGTTCCTGGAATCCTGACAACATGGTATTCCAGGTGTTGAACGTGAAGCCTGGTGCCGCTTCTATCTGTCATCTCGCTCGCCAAGGGGACGTTTTGTGGCTCACCGCTGACTGA